One Rhodoferax ferrireducens T118 DNA segment encodes these proteins:
- a CDS encoding proteasome-type protease, whose protein sequence is MTYCVAIKLNAGLVFLSDSRTNAGLDQISTFRKMIVYERPDDRFMVLLSAGNLSISQSVREILQVEQLKEHPDGEAITIWNAKSMFDAARVLGAAIRHVYERDAVALKQAGVDFNVSLIFGGQIKGEGMRLFQVYSAGNFIEATPETPYFQAGESKYGKPVLDRVITLNTPLDEAAKCALVSMDSTLKSNLSVGLPLDLVVYEANQFQTDKVVCIDENNPYFRMLRGSWGQKLREVFDSIEDPMWNGEQTDVPLMLQSGRNQALKKITTPQEKLI, encoded by the coding sequence ATGACTTACTGCGTCGCCATCAAACTCAACGCCGGGCTGGTGTTCCTCTCCGACTCGCGCACCAACGCCGGGCTGGACCAAATCAGCACCTTTCGCAAAATGATCGTCTATGAGCGGCCTGACGACCGCTTCATGGTGCTGCTGTCGGCCGGCAACCTCAGCATTTCGCAGTCGGTGCGCGAAATTCTGCAGGTGGAGCAGCTCAAGGAGCATCCCGACGGTGAGGCCATCACCATCTGGAACGCCAAGAGCATGTTTGATGCCGCGCGCGTGCTGGGTGCGGCCATTCGCCACGTGTATGAACGCGATGCGGTCGCGCTCAAGCAGGCGGGCGTTGACTTCAATGTGTCGCTGATTTTTGGCGGGCAGATCAAGGGTGAAGGCATGCGCCTGTTTCAGGTCTATTCGGCCGGAAACTTCATTGAAGCCACACCCGAAACGCCCTACTTCCAGGCCGGCGAATCAAAATACGGCAAGCCGGTGCTGGACCGGGTCATCACGCTCAATACACCGCTGGATGAGGCCGCCAAGTGCGCGCTGGTGTCCATGGATTCCACGCTCAAATCGAATCTATCGGTGGGTTTGCCGCTGGACTTGGTGGTCTATGAAGCCAATCAGTTCCAGACCGACAAGGTGGTGTGCATCGACGAAAACAACCCTTATTTCAGAATGCTGCGCGGCAGCTGGGGGCAAAAGTTGCGCGAGGTGTTTGACAGCATTGAAGACCCGATGTGGAACGGTGAACAGACCGACGTGCCACTGATGCTGCAGTCTGGCCGTAACCAGGCTTTGAAAAAAATCACGACGCCCCAGGAAAAATTAATCTGA
- a CDS encoding sensor histidine kinase yields the protein MKIGTKERFVTGTGLAIIALIAAMIWWTYSEVEDANRQRRVTTEIGHELTELRLLTFEYNLHHNERARVQWTAVSDHVDQLIADARFRRPAQSKILADLRGKRAIGLRLFTEITAAELAGRGDVPLDEAGRRHEAQLLSQLMVYQQENFADAQRLTDLATQRIMDAEWQVMIAILAGLALIASIIVATSWFLRRGVLMPIAQLQQATRHVAAGNWNFVLDIRAKDEIGELSKNFGTMTQSLQASFAQVERSNQDLAALNRELEAFSYSVSHDLRGPLRSMDGFSLVLIEDYGDKLDEEGKDALQRIRAASQRMGNLIDDLLRLSQVTRAELNVTRVDLSAIAQDIADTLDREQPDRSTKWEIQPGLSLHADLALTRIAMQNLLQNAWKFTGRSGQPVIRVGALERDSKTIFFVADNGVGFDMAHAANLFGAFQRLHHVEDFPGTGIGLAIVQRIIRRHDGKLWAEAKEGEGATFFFTLKESKNGSNEQDHPAG from the coding sequence ATGAAAATCGGCACCAAAGAGCGGTTTGTCACGGGCACGGGGCTCGCGATCATTGCCCTTATTGCGGCGATGATCTGGTGGACCTACTCGGAAGTCGAGGACGCGAATCGCCAGCGCCGCGTGACGACTGAGATCGGACACGAACTCACCGAGCTGAGGCTGCTCACCTTCGAGTACAACCTGCACCACAATGAACGGGCTCGGGTGCAGTGGACCGCGGTGTCGGACCATGTTGACCAGCTGATCGCGGACGCCCGGTTCCGCAGGCCCGCGCAAAGCAAAATCCTGGCCGATTTGCGGGGAAAAAGGGCGATAGGGCTGCGCCTCTTCACCGAAATCACCGCGGCAGAGCTCGCAGGCCGCGGGGACGTCCCATTGGACGAGGCGGGTCGGCGACATGAGGCGCAACTGCTGAGCCAACTGATGGTCTACCAGCAGGAGAACTTCGCCGACGCGCAGCGCCTGACCGACCTCGCGACGCAGCGCATCATGGACGCCGAATGGCAGGTGATGATTGCAATCCTCGCCGGGCTGGCCTTGATCGCGTCAATCATTGTCGCCACGTCATGGTTTCTGCGACGCGGCGTGCTGATGCCGATCGCCCAGCTCCAGCAGGCGACGCGCCACGTTGCCGCGGGCAATTGGAATTTTGTTCTTGACATACGCGCCAAGGACGAGATCGGTGAGTTGTCGAAAAATTTCGGCACCATGACCCAATCGCTGCAGGCATCGTTTGCGCAGGTCGAGCGCAGCAACCAGGATCTCGCGGCCTTGAACAGGGAACTCGAAGCATTCAGCTATTCCGTGTCCCACGATTTGCGCGGACCGCTGCGCAGCATGGACGGCTTCTCACTGGTGCTGATCGAGGACTACGGCGACAAACTGGACGAAGAGGGCAAGGACGCCCTGCAGCGCATCCGTGCGGCGAGCCAGCGCATGGGCAACCTCATCGACGACTTGCTCCGATTGTCCCAGGTGACACGGGCCGAGCTCAACGTGACGCGGGTCGACCTCAGTGCAATCGCGCAGGACATCGCCGATACCCTGGACCGGGAGCAGCCCGATCGGTCGACAAAATGGGAAATTCAACCTGGCTTGAGCCTCCACGCCGACCTGGCGCTGACGCGAATCGCCATGCAAAACCTGCTCCAGAACGCCTGGAAATTTACCGGCAGATCCGGGCAACCGGTGATTCGCGTTGGTGCACTGGAACGCGACTCGAAAACGATATTTTTCGTCGCCGACAACGGCGTCGGTTTCGACATGGCGCACGCGGCCAATCTCTTCGGCGCCTTCCAGCGGCTGCACCACGTTGAGGATTTCCCCGGCACCGGGATCGGTCTGGCGATCGTCCAGCGGATCATCCGTCGGCACGACGGAAAGCTCTGGGCCGAGGCGAAGGAAGGCGAAGGCGCGACGTTCTTTTTCACTCTGAAGGAATCGAAAAATGGATCAAATGAACAAGACCATCCTGCTGGTTGA
- a CDS encoding undecaprenyl-diphosphate phosphatase, whose translation MDIVLLIKAAIMGLVEGLTEFLPISSTGHLILAGTLLGFDNEVGKVFDIAIQTGAIFAVILVYWQKIRDTLVALPTEKQAQRFSLNVLIAFVPAVVLGLLFGKAIKAHLFTPVVVASTFIIGGFIILWAERRQEKNPAAVRIHDVESMTPMDALKVGLAQCLAMIPGTSRSGATIIGGMLLGLSRKAATDFSFYLAIPTLIGAGVYSLFKERALLSMADLPTFAVGLVVSFFSAWLCIRWLLRYIASHSFVGFAYYRIVFGVVVLATAWSGAVTWAA comes from the coding sequence TTGGATATCGTATTGCTGATCAAGGCCGCCATCATGGGGCTAGTCGAGGGCCTGACCGAATTCTTGCCCATTTCATCCACCGGGCACCTGATTCTGGCCGGGACCCTGCTGGGTTTTGACAATGAGGTGGGCAAAGTATTTGACATCGCCATCCAGACGGGTGCCATCTTCGCGGTGATCCTGGTTTATTGGCAAAAAATTCGTGATACGCTGGTTGCCTTGCCGACCGAGAAACAGGCGCAGCGCTTCAGCTTGAACGTGTTGATTGCGTTTGTGCCGGCCGTCGTCCTGGGCTTGTTGTTTGGCAAAGCCATCAAGGCGCATCTTTTTACCCCGGTGGTGGTGGCCAGTACTTTCATTATCGGCGGCTTCATCATTTTGTGGGCTGAGCGGCGGCAAGAAAAAAATCCGGCGGCCGTACGAATTCATGACGTGGAGTCCATGACGCCCATGGATGCGCTGAAAGTCGGCCTGGCGCAGTGTCTGGCCATGATTCCCGGCACCAGCCGCAGTGGCGCCACCATCATCGGCGGCATGCTGCTGGGTTTGTCACGCAAGGCTGCCACCGACTTTTCTTTCTACCTGGCGATACCGACCCTGATCGGTGCCGGCGTTTACAGCCTGTTCAAGGAACGTGCCTTGCTCTCGATGGCTGACCTGCCGACGTTTGCCGTGGGGCTGGTTGTTTCGTTTTTCAGCGCTTGGTTGTGTATTCGCTGGTTGTTGCGCTATATCGCCAGCCACAGCTTTGTCGGCTTTGCCTATTACCGCATCGTCTTTGGCGTGGTGGTGCTGGCGACGGCCTGGAGCGGTGCTGTCACCTGGGCTGCTTAA
- a CDS encoding branched-chain amino acid ABC transporter ATP-binding protein/permease, whose amino-acid sequence MKINSKSFLLMVLGLAALGLYPVLVPNPYYIHLVETILIYAILLFGLDIVVGYTGQVSLGHAGLFGVGSYTAGALFFKLGAPFLLAVPAAIGVTALFGAVLALPALRVTGPYLAMVTLAFGTIIQILINEMTFLTEGPIGIKVHKPMFFGHKLTEVEYFYVVAVLMVLALVVVHRILKSHLGRAFEALRDSPVACDCMGVSVYRYKVYAFVISAALAGLAGSLYAYSEEYISPNTYNFELTIMFLLAVIMGGRKTRSGALIGAVIVVMLPSLLSDIELFRKIATVLAIAVSGMAVYNFIRKVKTVRELAVPVLATVAMAGFSFRLENITDWRLTIFGLMTLFVVYYLQDGVVGFARELFARFAKPAAHASGKTPSIKVRAWTTPHKAAPVSAGPLLDAQQVLMQFGGLRALNQVDLSIAHGSIHGLIGPNGSGKSTMMNVLTGIYQPTAGQVVFNGQSLAGQTPSHIALSGIARTFQNVQLFGEMTATDNVLVGLHHTFKSNTLDVMLRTPRYLREDAAAREQAASLLDFVGLTDLSEEQARNLPYGKQRMLEIARALGLGPRLLLLDEPAAGLPPADLPELTKMIQKIRDHGITVILIEHHMDVVMGISDTVSVLDFGQKIAEGKPADVQSNPAVVEAYLGSGEGAH is encoded by the coding sequence ATGAAAATTAACAGCAAATCTTTTCTCCTGATGGTGCTGGGCCTGGCGGCCTTGGGCTTGTACCCGGTGCTGGTACCCAACCCCTACTACATCCACCTCGTCGAGACCATCCTTATCTACGCCATCCTGCTGTTCGGGCTGGATATCGTGGTGGGCTACACGGGCCAGGTGTCGTTGGGTCATGCGGGCCTGTTCGGTGTGGGTTCGTACACCGCCGGTGCCCTGTTCTTCAAGCTGGGTGCGCCTTTTCTCCTAGCCGTTCCTGCCGCCATTGGCGTCACGGCGCTGTTCGGTGCCGTGCTGGCGCTCCCTGCCCTGCGGGTGACAGGCCCTTACCTGGCCATGGTGACGCTGGCATTCGGCACCATCATCCAGATTCTGATTAACGAGATGACGTTTTTGACCGAAGGCCCGATTGGTATCAAGGTACACAAGCCGATGTTCTTTGGCCACAAGCTGACCGAGGTCGAGTATTTTTACGTGGTTGCCGTGCTGATGGTACTGGCGCTGGTGGTGGTGCACCGCATCCTGAAATCCCATCTGGGCCGTGCCTTCGAGGCCCTGCGCGACAGCCCGGTGGCGTGTGATTGCATGGGGGTTTCTGTCTACCGCTATAAGGTTTATGCCTTCGTGATCAGTGCCGCACTGGCAGGTCTGGCGGGCTCGCTGTACGCCTATTCGGAAGAATATATTTCACCCAACACTTACAATTTTGAGCTGACCATCATGTTCCTGCTGGCAGTCATCATGGGCGGGCGGAAAACCCGCTCGGGAGCCTTGATTGGGGCCGTGATTGTGGTGATGTTGCCCAGCTTGCTGTCGGACATCGAGCTCTTTCGCAAGATCGCAACCGTGCTGGCAATCGCCGTGAGCGGCATGGCGGTTTACAACTTCATTCGAAAAGTCAAGACAGTGCGCGAGTTGGCCGTGCCCGTGCTCGCCACGGTGGCCATGGCGGGGTTTTCCTTTAGGCTGGAAAACATCACCGATTGGCGCCTGACCATTTTTGGCCTGATGACCCTGTTTGTGGTCTATTACCTGCAAGATGGTGTTGTGGGTTTTGCGCGTGAACTGTTCGCGCGTTTTGCCAAACCCGCAGCGCACGCCAGCGGCAAGACCCCAAGCATCAAGGTGCGCGCCTGGACCACGCCCCACAAGGCGGCTCCCGTTAGCGCAGGTCCGCTGCTCGATGCGCAGCAGGTGTTGATGCAATTCGGTGGCCTCAGAGCCCTCAATCAGGTGGACTTGAGCATTGCGCACGGATCAATTCACGGACTCATCGGGCCCAACGGGTCGGGCAAGAGCACGATGATGAATGTGCTGACTGGCATTTACCAGCCCACCGCCGGCCAGGTGGTGTTCAATGGCCAGTCTTTGGCCGGTCAAACACCGTCACACATTGCGTTGTCAGGTATTGCACGCACCTTCCAAAACGTGCAGCTTTTTGGTGAGATGACCGCCACTGACAACGTGCTGGTGGGTTTGCATCACACGTTCAAGAGCAACACGCTCGACGTGATGCTGCGCACACCGCGCTATCTGCGCGAGGACGCGGCCGCCCGCGAGCAGGCTGCGAGTTTGCTGGACTTTGTTGGCTTGACGGATCTGAGCGAAGAACAGGCACGCAACCTGCCCTACGGCAAGCAACGTATGCTGGAAATCGCCCGTGCGTTGGGCCTGGGGCCACGTTTGCTGTTGCTCGACGAGCCCGCTGCAGGCTTGCCGCCAGCCGACTTGCCGGAACTGACCAAGATGATCCAGAAGATTCGCGACCATGGCATCACCGTGATTTTGATCGAGCACCACATGGACGTGGTGATGGGGATTTCAGACACGGTGTCGGTGCTTGACTTCGGCCAAAAAATTGCCGAAGGAAAACCCGCTGATGTTCAAAGTAACCCAGCCGTGGTCGAAGCCTATTTGGGCAGCGGCGAAGGCGCGCACTGA
- a CDS encoding ABC transporter ATP-binding protein, protein MLKIENLQAGYGKVQVLHGITIHVPKGKIVTLIGSNGAGKTTTMRAVSGMIKPTSGQIMLSGQDITGLDSHQIARRGLAHSPEGRRVFPTLSVVDNIRLGAFVRYTNARPKGDVEGDVDKALEMFPRLKERTHQLAGTLSGGEQQMLAMARAVMLNPEVILLDEPSMGLAPILVEEVFNIISRLKAQGVTMLLVEQFAAAALKVADYGYVLENGRISVHGPAAKLKDDPAVKAAYLGG, encoded by the coding sequence ATGCTGAAAATTGAAAATCTACAGGCGGGTTATGGCAAGGTTCAGGTGCTGCATGGCATAACGATCCATGTTCCCAAAGGAAAAATTGTCACCCTGATCGGCTCCAATGGTGCCGGCAAAACCACCACCATGCGGGCGGTCTCCGGCATGATCAAGCCGACTTCCGGCCAGATCATGCTGTCAGGTCAGGACATCACCGGCCTGGATTCGCACCAGATCGCGCGGCGTGGTTTGGCTCACTCGCCTGAGGGCCGTCGCGTGTTCCCCACGTTGAGCGTGGTTGACAACATTCGCTTGGGCGCTTTTGTGCGCTACACCAACGCGCGGCCCAAGGGCGACGTGGAGGGCGACGTTGACAAGGCGCTGGAAATGTTTCCTCGTCTGAAAGAGCGTACCCATCAGTTGGCCGGAACCTTGTCTGGCGGGGAGCAACAGATGCTGGCCATGGCTCGCGCCGTCATGCTTAACCCTGAAGTGATTTTGCTCGACGAGCCTTCCATGGGCTTGGCGCCAATTCTGGTTGAAGAGGTGTTCAACATCATCTCGCGCCTCAAGGCCCAGGGCGTCACCATGCTGTTGGTGGAGCAGTTTGCAGCTGCAGCCCTGAAGGTGGCTGACTACGGCTATGTGCTTGAAAACGGCCGTATTTCCGTCCATGGTCCAGCTGCAAAACTCAAAGACGATCCAGCCGTCAAAGCCGCCTATTTGGGCGGTTGA
- a CDS encoding alpha/beta fold hydrolase has product MIFSHANSFAASTYSVLFKSLRARGFKVNAIEKFGHDSKYPVTNNWPHLVQQLIDFTQVQVDKSAEPVFLVGHSLGGLLSLMAAARAPQLVRGVLLVDSPVLGGWRATTLGVIKSTQLVGSFSPGTVSRKRRNSWPSQQAALEHFRSKKAFARWDPQVLQDYIAHGTHDDGHGDDKKRVLSFDRAVETAIYNTLPHNLDALLQRHPVKCPVAFIGGIGSVEMKQVGMAMTQKICKGRIMMLDGSHLFPMEKPIATAAAIEAALLNLQSLA; this is encoded by the coding sequence ATGATCTTCTCGCACGCCAACAGTTTTGCCGCCAGCACCTACAGCGTTTTGTTCAAAAGTCTGAGAGCACGGGGCTTCAAGGTCAACGCGATCGAAAAATTTGGCCATGACAGCAAATACCCTGTCACCAACAACTGGCCGCATCTGGTCCAGCAACTCATTGACTTCACGCAGGTGCAGGTTGACAAGTCGGCAGAGCCCGTTTTCCTGGTGGGCCATTCACTCGGTGGATTACTCAGCCTGATGGCCGCCGCCCGGGCACCTCAACTGGTGCGCGGCGTGCTGCTGGTGGATTCGCCCGTTCTGGGTGGCTGGCGCGCCACCACCCTGGGCGTCATCAAAAGCACACAACTCGTCGGCTCGTTTTCACCGGGCACCGTCAGCCGCAAGCGTCGCAACAGTTGGCCCAGCCAACAGGCGGCACTGGAGCACTTTCGCAGCAAGAAAGCCTTTGCCAGGTGGGACCCGCAGGTGCTGCAGGACTACATTGCCCATGGCACCCATGACGATGGCCACGGAGACGATAAGAAACGCGTGTTGAGCTTTGATCGCGCGGTGGAAACCGCCATTTACAACACCCTGCCGCACAATCTGGACGCCCTGCTGCAGCGCCATCCGGTCAAGTGTCCAGTGGCGTTCATCGGCGGCATCGGCTCGGTGGAGATGAAACAGGTCGGCATGGCCATGACACAAAAAATATGCAAAGGCCGCATCATGATGCTCGACGGCAGTCACCTGTTTCCCATGGAGAAACCGATCGCCACGGCGGCGGCGATTGAAGCGGCGCTATTGAACCTGCAGAGCCTGGCTTGA
- a CDS encoding LON peptidase substrate-binding domain-containing protein, protein MSESLALFSLPLFPLSTVLYPGGTLPLRIFEVRYLDMIGKCHKTGAPFGVVALTTGAEVRKPDNGSPTGDGFAPEVFHAVGTLASITEFSHPQSGLMMIRCTGMQRFRITHQERLKHGLWVADVSPLANDLTVKIPDDLQGVATALGNLINTLLARALPLAQMPVQPPYQLDDCAWVANRWCELLPMPLEHKQRLMELDNPLVRLELVSDLLERSGIAT, encoded by the coding sequence ATGTCTGAATCCCTGGCTCTGTTTTCACTCCCCCTGTTTCCACTTTCGACGGTACTGTATCCAGGCGGAACGCTGCCGTTGCGAATTTTTGAAGTGCGCTACCTCGACATGATCGGCAAATGCCACAAGACCGGGGCACCGTTTGGTGTGGTCGCGCTGACAACAGGCGCCGAGGTGCGTAAACCCGACAATGGCTCGCCCACTGGTGATGGCTTCGCGCCTGAAGTGTTTCATGCCGTGGGCACCCTGGCCAGCATCACTGAATTTTCACACCCGCAGTCGGGCCTGATGATGATTCGCTGCACCGGCATGCAACGCTTTCGCATCACCCACCAGGAAAGGCTCAAACACGGCTTGTGGGTTGCCGACGTATCTCCTCTGGCCAACGATCTGACAGTCAAGATCCCGGACGACCTGCAGGGCGTCGCCACCGCCCTGGGCAATCTGATCAACACCCTGCTGGCACGTGCACTGCCACTGGCGCAGATGCCGGTGCAACCACCCTACCAGCTCGATGATTGCGCTTGGGTCGCCAACCGCTGGTGTGAGTTGCTGCCCATGCCACTGGAGCACAAGCAGCGCCTGATGGAACTCGACAACCCGCTGGTGCGGCTGGAACTGGTCAGCGATCTTCTGGAACGCAGCGGCATCGCCACTTGA
- a CDS encoding response regulator, with protein sequence MNKTILLVEDNPDDVKLTLRAFKRNNMLNPIIVARDGVEALDFLLARGAYAERASKSLPTLIILDLKLPRLDGLGVLKAIRADEQTRLIPVVVMTSSKEEQDLIQSYSLGANSYVRKPVNFAEFLEAVRVLGIYWMMTNQPPPERNTT encoded by the coding sequence ATGAACAAGACCATCCTGCTGGTTGAAGACAATCCGGACGACGTGAAGCTGACACTGCGCGCGTTCAAACGCAACAACATGCTGAACCCGATCATCGTGGCGCGGGACGGCGTTGAAGCGCTCGATTTCCTGCTTGCGCGCGGTGCCTACGCCGAGCGCGCCAGCAAGTCATTGCCGACGCTGATCATTCTCGACCTCAAACTCCCCCGACTCGACGGCCTGGGCGTACTCAAGGCGATCCGCGCCGACGAGCAGACCCGGCTCATTCCGGTGGTCGTCATGACGTCATCCAAAGAGGAGCAGGACCTGATCCAAAGCTACTCACTGGGGGCGAACAGCTACGTGCGCAAGCCCGTCAACTTTGCCGAGTTCCTGGAGGCGGTGAGAGTTCTCGGCATCTATTGGATGATGACGAATCAACCGCCGCCGGAGCGCAACACCACATGA
- the mutS gene encoding DNA mismatch repair protein MutS, whose protein sequence is MQNEKTQSKKPSPVPAEHSPMMAQYFGLKADYPDTLLFYRMGDFYELFFADAEKAARLLNITLTQRGQSAGQPVVMAGVPFHSVDTYLARLIKLGESVAICEQVGEVTGKGPVERKVVRVVTPGTLTDLELLSDKSESMLLAVHQGPRNTCGLAWLSVTQGEVHLAECAVDDLAQWVLRIAPGEIIFSAGTTPTFEARLRGAPLAGAVSVSVRPDWQFDAGLGEKKLLAQLQAASLAPWQAQDLPQAHAAAAALLGYAEHTQGQALTHIQSVRVQRSDELIDLPPTTRRNLELTQTLRGEDQPTLFSLLDTCMTGMGSRLLKNWLLEPRRDRGEAQQRLNAIAALQSGDAHTSRAGVWRQLREQLKGSTDVERITARIALRQVRPRELVALQLTLQKTELLTHTTRGLEVYLTQISGHLLAPEACADLLARAIDPEPAVLVRDGGVIASGFDAELDELRAIQTNCDGFLLDLEVREKARTGIANLRVQFNKVHGFFIEVTQGQVDKVPDDYRRRQTLKNAERFITPELKAFEDKALSAQERALAREKWLYEQVLDQLQVFVPALTRVARALATLDALCALTERSLTLDWCAPQFVKEPCLDITQGRHPVVQARLAETSSGAFIANDTRMGPKQRMQIITGPNMGGKSTYMRQIAVIVLLASMGSYVPASACRLGPIDAIHTRIGAADDLANAQSTFMLEMLEAAQILIAATPNSLVLMDEIGRGTSTFDGLALASSIATQLHDKTQAYTLFATHYFELTEFPAQHHAAINVHVSAAEAGRDIVFLHEIQPGPASKSYGIQVARLAGMPAAVLNQARQTLAALESQATQNQAQVDLFAAPPATETAADSAIETAVAALNPDNLSPREALEALYQLKKLASGKA, encoded by the coding sequence ATGCAAAACGAAAAAACACAAAGCAAGAAACCTTCTCCGGTACCAGCTGAACATTCCCCCATGATGGCCCAGTATTTCGGCCTCAAAGCTGACTACCCGGACACCCTGCTTTTTTACCGCATGGGCGACTTCTACGAGCTGTTTTTTGCCGACGCCGAGAAGGCCGCGCGCCTGCTCAACATCACCCTCACCCAGCGCGGCCAGAGCGCCGGGCAGCCCGTGGTCATGGCCGGCGTGCCGTTTCATTCCGTGGACACGTATCTGGCCCGGCTCATCAAATTGGGCGAATCAGTGGCGATTTGCGAGCAGGTCGGCGAGGTGACCGGCAAAGGCCCGGTGGAGCGCAAGGTGGTGCGCGTCGTCACCCCTGGCACGCTGACCGATCTGGAACTGCTAAGCGATAAATCCGAGTCGATGCTGCTGGCTGTGCACCAGGGTCCGCGCAACACGTGCGGCCTGGCGTGGCTCAGCGTGACGCAGGGCGAAGTGCATCTGGCCGAGTGCGCGGTGGACGACCTGGCGCAGTGGGTGCTTCGCATCGCTCCCGGCGAGATCATTTTCAGCGCGGGTACGACACCGACTTTTGAAGCGCGCCTGCGTGGCGCGCCGCTCGCGGGCGCGGTATCTGTCAGCGTGCGGCCCGACTGGCAATTTGACGCAGGACTGGGTGAAAAAAAGCTGCTGGCCCAACTACAAGCCGCCAGTCTGGCACCGTGGCAGGCGCAAGATTTGCCGCAGGCCCACGCCGCCGCCGCCGCCCTCCTGGGTTACGCCGAGCACACACAAGGCCAGGCGCTGACCCATATCCAGAGTGTGCGAGTGCAGCGCAGCGACGAGTTGATCGACCTGCCGCCAACCACCCGGCGCAACCTGGAGCTCACCCAGACTTTGCGCGGTGAAGATCAACCCACGCTTTTTTCTCTGCTTGACACCTGCATGACTGGCATGGGCAGTCGCCTGCTGAAGAACTGGTTGCTTGAACCCCGGCGCGACCGTGGCGAGGCGCAGCAACGCCTGAACGCCATCGCCGCCCTGCAAAGCGGTGACGCGCACACGTCGCGTGCGGGCGTCTGGCGCCAACTGCGCGAACAACTCAAGGGCAGCACCGACGTGGAGCGCATCACCGCCCGCATCGCGCTGCGCCAGGTGCGTCCCCGTGAACTGGTCGCACTCCAGTTAACGCTACAAAAAACAGAGCTACTAACGCATACAACACGGGGGCTAGAGGTCTATTTGACTCAAATATCTGGCCATTTGCTGGCACCCGAAGCTTGTGCCGACTTGTTGGCCCGCGCCATTGACCCCGAGCCCGCCGTGCTGGTGCGCGATGGCGGCGTGATCGCCAGCGGCTTTGACGCCGAGCTGGACGAACTGCGCGCCATTCAAACCAATTGCGACGGCTTCTTGCTCGACTTGGAAGTGCGTGAAAAGGCCCGCACCGGCATTGCCAACTTGCGCGTGCAGTTCAACAAGGTGCACGGCTTCTTCATCGAGGTCACACAAGGGCAAGTCGACAAAGTGCCCGACGACTACCGACGCCGCCAGACGCTGAAAAACGCCGAGCGCTTCATCACGCCCGAACTCAAGGCGTTTGAAGACAAGGCCCTGAGCGCGCAAGAGCGGGCACTGGCGCGTGAAAAATGGCTGTACGAGCAGGTGCTGGACCAACTGCAAGTGTTTGTGCCCGCCCTCACCCGAGTCGCACGCGCCCTGGCCACGCTGGACGCGCTGTGCGCCCTGACTGAGCGCAGCCTGACACTGGATTGGTGCGCGCCGCAGTTTGTCAAAGAGCCGTGTCTGGACATCACGCAGGGTCGCCACCCGGTGGTACAGGCCCGCCTGGCCGAGACCAGCAGCGGCGCCTTCATCGCCAACGACACCCGCATGGGCCCGAAGCAGCGCATGCAGATCATCACCGGCCCCAACATGGGCGGCAAGTCCACCTACATGCGCCAGATCGCCGTGATCGTGCTGCTGGCCAGCATGGGCAGTTATGTGCCGGCCAGCGCCTGCCGGCTGGGGCCGATCGACGCCATCCACACCCGCATCGGCGCTGCCGACGATCTGGCCAACGCCCAGTCCACCTTCATGCTCGAGATGCTGGAGGCCGCGCAGATACTGATTGCTGCGACGCCCAATTCACTGGTGCTGATGGACGAGATTGGCCGCGGCACCTCGACCTTTGACGGCCTGGCGCTGGCGTCAAGCATTGCCACCCAGCTGCACGACAAAACGCAGGCCTACACCCTGTTTGCCACCCACTACTTCGAGCTGACCGAGTTCCCGGCCCAGCACCATGCAGCCATCAACGTGCACGTGAGTGCCGCCGAGGCGGGCCGCGACATTGTGTTTTTGCATGAAATCCAGCCAGGCCCCGCCAGCAAGAGCTATGGCATCCAGGTCGCGCGCCTGGCCGGCATGCCGGCCGCCGTTCTGAACCAGGCCCGCCAGACGCTGGCCGCGCTGGAATCACAAGCGACCCAAAATCAGGCCCAGGTCGATTTGTTCGCCGCGCCGCCGGCTACCGAAACAGCAGCTGACAGCGCCATCGAGACCGCCGTTGCAGCCCTGAATCCTGACAATTTAAGTCCGCGCGAGGCGCTGGAGGCGCTGTACCAGTTGAAGAAGCTGGCGTCTGGCAAGGCATGA